A DNA window from Atribacterota bacterium contains the following coding sequences:
- the rpsL gene encoding 30S ribosomal protein S12 — MPTINQLVRNSRKRASKKSDTPALKGSPLKRGVCTRVWTITPKKPNSALRKVARVRLTNNMEVTAYIPGIGHNLQEHSIVLLRGGRVKDLPGVRYHIVRGVMDTTGVDGRLQGRSKYGATRPKK; from the coding sequence ATGCCAACAATTAATCAACTGGTAAGAAATAGCAGAAAAAGAGCAAGTAAAAAATCAGACACACCAGCCTTAAAAGGCTCTCCGCTAAAAAGAGGTGTTTGTACGCGTGTTTGGACTATTACACCTAAAAAGCCTAATTCTGCTTTAAGAAAAGTTGCTAGAGTGCGATTGACCAATAATATGGAGGTAACTGCTTATATTCCTGGTATTGGCCATAATTTACAGGAGCATTCTATTGTATTGTTAAGAGGCGGTAGAGTAAAGGACTTACCTGGAGTCAGGTATCACATAGTAAGAGGTGTGATGGATACAACTGGTGTAGATGGAAGATTACAGGGGCGCTCAAAATATGGAGCTACCAGGCCAAAAAAATAA
- the rpsG gene encoding 30S ribosomal protein S7, with translation MSRKRKATKNEIKEDPVFQDKRVSKFINHIMLDGKKSVSQKIFYDAMDIIKEKTKKDSLDVFNQAMENVMPVLEVKSRRVGGASYQVPVEVSPDRRVTLAMRWIISFTRSKTGRPFAERLASELIDASQGTGVSVKKKEDTHRMADANKAFAHYKW, from the coding sequence ATGTCCAGAAAAAGAAAAGCTACTAAGAATGAAATAAAAGAGGATCCTGTTTTTCAAGACAAGAGAGTAAGCAAGTTTATTAATCATATAATGTTAGATGGTAAAAAGAGTGTTTCTCAAAAAATATTTTATGATGCAATGGACATAATAAAGGAAAAGACCAAAAAGGATTCCCTTGATGTTTTTAATCAGGCGATGGAAAATGTGATGCCCGTATTAGAAGTAAAATCAAGAAGAGTTGGCGGAGCCAGCTACCAGGTACCTGTTGAGGTTTCACCTGACAGAAGAGTTACATTGGCTATGAGATGGATTATCAGTTTTACCAGAAGTAAGACAGGCAGACCATTTGCAGAACGATTAGCAAGCGAATTAATAGATGCTTCCCAGGGTACCGGTGTTTCAGTAAAGAAAAAAGAAGATACTCATAGAATGGCTGATGCAAACAAAGCGTTTGCCCATTATAAATGGTAA